A genomic stretch from Paraburkholderia dioscoreae includes:
- a CDS encoding (2Fe-2S)-binding protein, whose protein sequence is MINLTVNGVQHALDIDPSTPLLYALRNDLQLHGAKFGCGLGQCGACTVIVDGEAVFSCLVPVSSIGKRPVRTIESLGTIEHPGPLQKTFINHQAAQCGYCIAGMIMRAQALLDRNPRPTERELLEHMEPNLCRCGTHTRILAAIREVAHLPAGDATAPTPQRTASQGGAQ, encoded by the coding sequence ATGATCAATCTGACCGTGAATGGCGTGCAGCACGCGCTCGATATCGATCCTTCGACGCCTCTGCTCTATGCGCTGCGTAACGACCTGCAACTGCACGGCGCGAAGTTCGGCTGCGGCCTCGGACAATGCGGCGCCTGCACCGTGATCGTGGATGGCGAGGCTGTGTTCTCGTGCCTGGTTCCGGTCTCGTCGATCGGCAAGCGGCCCGTGCGCACGATCGAAAGTCTCGGCACGATCGAACACCCCGGCCCGTTGCAGAAAACGTTCATCAATCACCAGGCGGCGCAGTGCGGTTACTGCATTGCCGGCATGATCATGCGCGCGCAGGCGTTGCTCGATCGCAATCCGCGGCCCACCGAGCGCGAACTGCTCGAACATATGGAACCGAATCTCTGCCGATGCGGCACCCACACCCGCATTCTCGCCGCGATCCGCGAAGTCGCGCATCTGCCGGCCGGCGACGCCACGGCGCCGACGCCCCAGCGCACGGCCAGCCAGGGAGGCGCGC
- a CDS encoding c-type cytochrome — MTRKSRLLAGGGVVVVAALAVAFLLMWKPAIAPVDPPAPASFDAQTRLAGARVVALGDCIVCHTAKGGKPFAGGLPLATPFGTIYATNITPDLETGIGNWSLEAFMRALRHGVARDGHLLYPAFPYIHFTRMSDGDISAAYAYLMTREPVNAVAPANELIFPLNFRPLLAFWNVLFLHPGVQQPDASKDADWNRGKLLVDGLGHCASCHSPLNLIGGEKSGHAFDGGVVDGWEAPALNALGAAPRPWTQDQLVAYLRSGRASEHGAAAGPMLPVTRDLATVPEEDVQAIATYVLSIQKAQPVAANVSTAAQGGSSPEAQRGATLFAASCAQCHGPAAPMQSIGERPTLAFSTAVNAATPRNAIQMMLSGNGWHGEDSENYMPAFSQIYDDQQIADLAAYIRATYSQRGPWQDVETTAVRLRKENNAR; from the coding sequence ATGACCCGCAAGTCCAGACTTCTGGCGGGCGGCGGCGTGGTTGTCGTGGCCGCGCTAGCCGTCGCCTTTCTGCTGATGTGGAAGCCCGCCATCGCGCCGGTCGACCCTCCGGCGCCAGCTTCGTTCGACGCGCAGACGCGGCTCGCGGGCGCGCGTGTCGTTGCGCTGGGCGACTGTATCGTGTGTCACACCGCAAAGGGCGGCAAGCCGTTCGCCGGTGGCCTGCCGCTCGCCACGCCGTTCGGCACCATCTACGCGACCAACATCACGCCGGATCTCGAAACGGGCATCGGCAACTGGTCGCTCGAAGCCTTCATGCGAGCGCTCCGTCATGGCGTTGCTCGTGACGGGCATCTGCTGTATCCGGCGTTTCCGTATATTCACTTCACGCGCATGTCCGATGGGGACATCTCGGCAGCCTACGCGTATCTGATGACACGCGAGCCGGTCAACGCAGTCGCGCCAGCCAACGAACTGATCTTCCCGCTGAACTTCCGGCCGCTGCTGGCATTCTGGAACGTGCTGTTCCTGCATCCCGGCGTACAGCAGCCGGACGCGTCGAAAGATGCCGACTGGAACCGCGGCAAGTTGCTGGTGGATGGCCTCGGCCACTGCGCTTCGTGTCATTCGCCGCTCAATCTGATCGGCGGCGAAAAGTCGGGCCACGCGTTCGACGGCGGCGTGGTCGACGGTTGGGAAGCGCCCGCGCTCAATGCACTGGGCGCGGCGCCCAGGCCGTGGACCCAGGACCAGCTCGTCGCGTATCTGCGCTCGGGCCGCGCCAGCGAACATGGTGCGGCAGCCGGCCCGATGCTGCCCGTCACGCGCGATCTCGCCACCGTGCCCGAAGAGGACGTGCAGGCGATCGCCACCTACGTGCTGTCGATCCAGAAAGCGCAGCCGGTCGCCGCGAACGTTTCTACCGCGGCCCAGGGCGGCAGTTCGCCCGAAGCGCAGCGCGGCGCGACGCTGTTCGCGGCGTCGTGCGCGCAATGCCACGGACCTGCCGCGCCGATGCAGTCGATCGGCGAGCGCCCTACGCTCGCGTTCAGCACCGCCGTCAACGCCGCGACGCCGCGCAACGCGATCCAGATGATGCTGAGCGGCAACGGCTGGCACGGCGAAGACAGCGAGAACTACATGCCGGCCTTCAGCCAGATCTACGACGACCAGCAGATCGCCGATCTCGCTGCCTACATTCGCGCGACCTATTCGCAGCGCGGCCCGTGGCAGGACGTCGAGACGACGGCGGTCAGGCTCAGAAAGGAGAACAACGCGCGATGA
- a CDS encoding MFS transporter gives MSTEVSTTTAGTNPVKLTRGLIALFAFCCGAIVANLYYAQPITELIAPAIHMSGGTASLIVSLTQIGYAFGLFFLVPLGDLLENRKLMIITALVSIASLAAASFAQQPGVFLGISLLVGFSSVAVQILIPLAAHLAPDESRGKVVGTIMGGLLLGILLSRPISSVVAGHFGWRAVFGSAAVLMAIVTSVLALTIPRRQPDHQATYFELIGSLGHLVRTMPVLRHRSFYQALMFASFSLFWTAIPVELTRQFGLSQTGIGIFALVGAIGATSAPVAGRLADAGHTVRATLIALVVGAFAYTPALIHPAWGVIGLVATGIVLDFAVQMNMVLGQREIYALHAPSRNRLNALYMTSIFVGGAFGSALASPLYEHGGWPLVAVVATAFPLIALAHYLVIGRPYAARHA, from the coding sequence ATGTCAACCGAGGTATCCACGACGACGGCCGGGACCAACCCCGTCAAGCTGACACGCGGACTGATCGCGCTGTTCGCGTTCTGCTGCGGCGCCATCGTCGCGAATCTGTACTACGCGCAGCCGATCACCGAACTGATCGCACCGGCCATCCACATGTCCGGCGGCACCGCCAGCCTGATCGTCTCGCTGACGCAGATCGGCTATGCCTTCGGTCTGTTCTTTCTGGTGCCGCTCGGCGACCTGCTGGAAAACCGCAAGCTGATGATCATCACCGCGCTGGTGTCGATCGCCAGTCTCGCCGCCGCGTCGTTCGCGCAGCAACCGGGGGTGTTCCTCGGCATTTCGCTGCTGGTCGGCTTCAGTTCGGTTGCGGTGCAGATCCTGATTCCGCTCGCCGCGCATCTCGCGCCGGACGAATCGCGCGGCAAGGTGGTCGGCACCATCATGGGCGGCCTGCTGCTCGGCATCCTGCTGTCGCGGCCGATCTCCAGCGTGGTGGCCGGGCACTTCGGCTGGCGCGCGGTGTTCGGTTCCGCCGCCGTGCTGATGGCGATCGTCACCAGCGTGCTCGCGCTGACGATTCCGCGCCGCCAGCCCGATCACCAGGCCACCTACTTCGAACTGATCGGCTCGCTCGGCCACCTGGTCCGCACAATGCCGGTGCTGCGCCACCGTTCGTTTTACCAGGCGCTGATGTTCGCTTCGTTCAGCCTGTTCTGGACCGCGATTCCCGTCGAGCTGACCCGCCAGTTCGGGCTTTCGCAAACCGGCATCGGTATCTTTGCGCTGGTCGGCGCGATCGGCGCGACCTCGGCGCCGGTAGCCGGCCGTCTCGCCGATGCGGGCCATACGGTGCGCGCGACGTTGATCGCTTTGGTGGTGGGCGCGTTCGCCTATACGCCGGCGCTGATCCATCCTGCCTGGGGCGTGATCGGACTCGTCGCGACCGGCATCGTGCTCGATTTCGCCGTGCAGATGAACATGGTGCTCGGTCAACGTGAGATCTATGCGTTGCATGCGCCGAGCCGCAACCGTCTGAACGCGCTGTATATGACGAGCATCTTCGTGGGCGGCGCGTTCGGTTCGGCGCTCGCCAGCCCGCTTTACGAACACGGCGGCTGGCCGCTGGTCGCCGTGGTCGCCACGGCCTTTCCGCTCATCGCGCTGGCTCATTACCTCGTGATCGGCCGTCCGTACGCTGCCCGCCACGCCTGA